A region of Rhinoraja longicauda isolate Sanriku21f chromosome 1, sRhiLon1.1, whole genome shotgun sequence DNA encodes the following proteins:
- the LOC144594858 gene encoding serine/threonine-protein phosphatase with EF-hands 2-like isoform X2, translating into MEIHRRCTWTIFQSIEYAGEQDQIKLHNFFSCLMDHFTPACGNEQGFISHIITQTDETCKDNQSAYDNIEVSDSYVGPQLCFPLTPAHATALLEAFKEKQQLHARYVLQLLNEARKHLEHLPNINQISTCYSKEITICGDLHGKLDDLFLIFYKNGLPSPEKVYVFNGDYVDRGKHSIEILLILFAFLLIYPKGVYLNRGNHEDYIINLRYGFTKEVMQKYQVHGSRILKLLRSVFSWLPLATVIDEKVLIIHGGISETTDLNFLGKIDRHKYVSMLRPPGRKGIEWHKHVSGQEQICAGSSEHNVKLNQTPRKNTDSDVLRLHSHTNNMSKSSSTLSVKKKEITKTVHRSVEEELEKCRRQVGFSNVYEDSKSMTVPDSVSDEHERRQIVDILWSDPMHQEGCITNSARGGGCYFGPDVTEKILRKHNLQLLIRSHECKQEGYEYCHNQKVLTVFSASNYYEIGSNRGAYVKLGPDLIPHFVQYQVNQSTRKLTLRQRVSRVERSALGALREKIFAHKSDLISVFELYDKNKTGKISLNDWANALESTLALGLPWRVLRSQLVPSAPNGLLNFHLWFDDLAIEKPIAQHIQPSLLETLYKSRSELETIFRIIDSDNSGQISFEEFQKTWQLLSSHLKIEISDKAISDLARSMDFNKDGSIDINEFLEAFRLVDKSNYRD; encoded by the exons ATGGAGATTCACAGGCGGTGTACCTGGACCATTTTCCAATCCATCGAATATGCAGGGGAGCAGGACCAGATCAAG CTCCATAACTTCTTCAGCTGTTTGATGGACCATTTTACTCCGGCTTGCGGCAATGAGC AAGGTTTTATTTCCCACATTATTACTCAGACAGATGAGACATGTAAGGATAATCAGTCTGCCTATGATAACATCGAGGTTTCAGACTCTTATGTTGGCCCCCAACTCTGCttccctctgacacctgcacatgCCACTGCCTTACTAGAAGCCTTCAAAGAAAAACAA CAACTTCATGCTCGCTACGTATTGCAACTTCTGAATGAGGCCAGGAAACATCTGGAGCATTTACCAAACATCAACCAGATCTCTACCTGCTACAGTAAAGAGATCACTATTTGTG GTGATTTACATGGAAAATTGgatgatttatttttaatattctaCAAG AATGGACTTCCATCCCCAGAGAAGGTGTATGTCTTTAATGGAGACTATGTTGACAGAGGGAAGCATTCTATAGAGATTCTGCTGATCTTGTTTGCATTTCTACTCATCTATCCAAAGGGAGTCTACTTAAACAGAGGAAACCATGAAGATTATATCATCAATTTAAG ATATGGTTTCACGAAGGAAGTGATGCAAAAATACCAG GTGCATGGAAGTAGGATATTGAAATTACTCCGGAGTGTATTCAGTTGGTTGCCTTTGGCCACTGTTATCGATGAGAAGGTGTTGATTATACATGGGGGCATTTCAGAAACAACAGATTTGAATTTTCTGGGCAAGATTGACAGACACAAG TACGTTTCAATGCTGAGGCCGCCTGGAAGAAAGGGAATTGAATGGCACAAGCATGTTTCAGGGCAGGAGCAGATCTGTGCTGGGAGCAGTGAGCATAACGTGAAGCTCAATCAAACACCAAGGAAGAATACAGACTCAGATGTCCTTAGACTTCATTCCCACACGAACAACATGAGCAAGAGTTCTAGCACGTTATCCGTAAAGAAAAAAGAAATCACAAAGACAGTGCATCGCTCGGTCGAAGAAGAATTAGAAAAATGCCGCAGACAAGTGGGCTTCAGCAACGTGTATGAAGATTCTAAGTCAATGACTGTGCCAGATTCAGTCTCAGATGAGCATGAAAGGAGACAG ATCGTGGACATTTTATGGAGTGACCCAATGCACCAGGAAGGCTGCATCACAAACTCAGCCAGAGGAGGTGGGTGCTACTTTGGACCTGATGTAACAGAGAAGATTCTGCGGAAACACAATTTACAGCTCCTCATCAGGTCCCATGAGTGTAAACAAGAGGGCTACGAGTACTGCCACAACCAAAAG GTCCTGACTGTATTTTCTGCTTCAAATTATTACGAAATTGGCAGCAACAGAGGAGCTTATGTGAAGCTCGGGCCTGACCTCATTCCTCACTTCGTGCAGTATCAGGTCAATCAAAGTACACGCAAGCTAACCCTGAGACAAAG GGTGAGCAGAGTCGAGAGGTCAGCACTGGGGGCTTTACGGGAGAAAATATTTGCCCACAAATCAGACCTCATCAGTGTTTTTGAGCTTTATGACAAGAATAAAACAG GTAAAATTTCCTTGAATGACTGGGCAAATGCTCTGGAATCCACCTTGGCTCTGGGTCTGCCTTGGCGCGTTTTACGATCCCAACTGGTGCCCAGTGCTCCTAATGGGCTTCTGAATTTTCATCTCTGGTTCGATGACCTTGCTATAGAGAAACCCATTGCACAG CACATACAACCCAGCTTACTAGAAACGCTTTACAAAAGCAGGTCTGAGCTGGAAACTATTTTTAGAATTATCGACAGCGACAACTCTG GCCAGATATCATTTGAGGAATTTCAAAAAACTTGGCAACTCCTGAGTTCTCACCTGAAGATCGAGATAAGTGACAAAGCGATCAGCGACCTGGCTCGTAGCATGGACTTCAACAAGGACGGAAGCATTGACATCAACGAGTTCCTTGAAGCTTTCCGTCTGGTCGATAAATCCAATTACAGGGACTGA
- the LOC144594858 gene encoding serine/threonine-protein phosphatase with EF-hands 2-like isoform X1 has protein sequence MGCGSSGVKTKSMKKTAKENHQCTAGTAIKAAILIQRWYRQYVARMEIHRRCTWTIFQSIEYAGEQDQIKLHNFFSCLMDHFTPACGNEQGFISHIITQTDETCKDNQSAYDNIEVSDSYVGPQLCFPLTPAHATALLEAFKEKQQLHARYVLQLLNEARKHLEHLPNINQISTCYSKEITICGDLHGKLDDLFLIFYKNGLPSPEKVYVFNGDYVDRGKHSIEILLILFAFLLIYPKGVYLNRGNHEDYIINLRYGFTKEVMQKYQVHGSRILKLLRSVFSWLPLATVIDEKVLIIHGGISETTDLNFLGKIDRHKYVSMLRPPGRKGIEWHKHVSGQEQICAGSSEHNVKLNQTPRKNTDSDVLRLHSHTNNMSKSSSTLSVKKKEITKTVHRSVEEELEKCRRQVGFSNVYEDSKSMTVPDSVSDEHERRQIVDILWSDPMHQEGCITNSARGGGCYFGPDVTEKILRKHNLQLLIRSHECKQEGYEYCHNQKVLTVFSASNYYEIGSNRGAYVKLGPDLIPHFVQYQVNQSTRKLTLRQRVSRVERSALGALREKIFAHKSDLISVFELYDKNKTGKISLNDWANALESTLALGLPWRVLRSQLVPSAPNGLLNFHLWFDDLAIEKPIAQHIQPSLLETLYKSRSELETIFRIIDSDNSGQISFEEFQKTWQLLSSHLKIEISDKAISDLARSMDFNKDGSIDINEFLEAFRLVDKSNYRD, from the exons CGATCAAGGCAGCCATTCTCATCCAGAGGTGGTATCGCCAGTACGTGGCTCGGATGGAGATTCACAGGCGGTGTACCTGGACCATTTTCCAATCCATCGAATATGCAGGGGAGCAGGACCAGATCAAG CTCCATAACTTCTTCAGCTGTTTGATGGACCATTTTACTCCGGCTTGCGGCAATGAGC AAGGTTTTATTTCCCACATTATTACTCAGACAGATGAGACATGTAAGGATAATCAGTCTGCCTATGATAACATCGAGGTTTCAGACTCTTATGTTGGCCCCCAACTCTGCttccctctgacacctgcacatgCCACTGCCTTACTAGAAGCCTTCAAAGAAAAACAA CAACTTCATGCTCGCTACGTATTGCAACTTCTGAATGAGGCCAGGAAACATCTGGAGCATTTACCAAACATCAACCAGATCTCTACCTGCTACAGTAAAGAGATCACTATTTGTG GTGATTTACATGGAAAATTGgatgatttatttttaatattctaCAAG AATGGACTTCCATCCCCAGAGAAGGTGTATGTCTTTAATGGAGACTATGTTGACAGAGGGAAGCATTCTATAGAGATTCTGCTGATCTTGTTTGCATTTCTACTCATCTATCCAAAGGGAGTCTACTTAAACAGAGGAAACCATGAAGATTATATCATCAATTTAAG ATATGGTTTCACGAAGGAAGTGATGCAAAAATACCAG GTGCATGGAAGTAGGATATTGAAATTACTCCGGAGTGTATTCAGTTGGTTGCCTTTGGCCACTGTTATCGATGAGAAGGTGTTGATTATACATGGGGGCATTTCAGAAACAACAGATTTGAATTTTCTGGGCAAGATTGACAGACACAAG TACGTTTCAATGCTGAGGCCGCCTGGAAGAAAGGGAATTGAATGGCACAAGCATGTTTCAGGGCAGGAGCAGATCTGTGCTGGGAGCAGTGAGCATAACGTGAAGCTCAATCAAACACCAAGGAAGAATACAGACTCAGATGTCCTTAGACTTCATTCCCACACGAACAACATGAGCAAGAGTTCTAGCACGTTATCCGTAAAGAAAAAAGAAATCACAAAGACAGTGCATCGCTCGGTCGAAGAAGAATTAGAAAAATGCCGCAGACAAGTGGGCTTCAGCAACGTGTATGAAGATTCTAAGTCAATGACTGTGCCAGATTCAGTCTCAGATGAGCATGAAAGGAGACAG ATCGTGGACATTTTATGGAGTGACCCAATGCACCAGGAAGGCTGCATCACAAACTCAGCCAGAGGAGGTGGGTGCTACTTTGGACCTGATGTAACAGAGAAGATTCTGCGGAAACACAATTTACAGCTCCTCATCAGGTCCCATGAGTGTAAACAAGAGGGCTACGAGTACTGCCACAACCAAAAG GTCCTGACTGTATTTTCTGCTTCAAATTATTACGAAATTGGCAGCAACAGAGGAGCTTATGTGAAGCTCGGGCCTGACCTCATTCCTCACTTCGTGCAGTATCAGGTCAATCAAAGTACACGCAAGCTAACCCTGAGACAAAG GGTGAGCAGAGTCGAGAGGTCAGCACTGGGGGCTTTACGGGAGAAAATATTTGCCCACAAATCAGACCTCATCAGTGTTTTTGAGCTTTATGACAAGAATAAAACAG GTAAAATTTCCTTGAATGACTGGGCAAATGCTCTGGAATCCACCTTGGCTCTGGGTCTGCCTTGGCGCGTTTTACGATCCCAACTGGTGCCCAGTGCTCCTAATGGGCTTCTGAATTTTCATCTCTGGTTCGATGACCTTGCTATAGAGAAACCCATTGCACAG CACATACAACCCAGCTTACTAGAAACGCTTTACAAAAGCAGGTCTGAGCTGGAAACTATTTTTAGAATTATCGACAGCGACAACTCTG GCCAGATATCATTTGAGGAATTTCAAAAAACTTGGCAACTCCTGAGTTCTCACCTGAAGATCGAGATAAGTGACAAAGCGATCAGCGACCTGGCTCGTAGCATGGACTTCAACAAGGACGGAAGCATTGACATCAACGAGTTCCTTGAAGCTTTCCGTCTGGTCGATAAATCCAATTACAGGGACTGA